The Gouania willdenowi chromosome 3, fGouWil2.1, whole genome shotgun sequence genome includes a region encoding these proteins:
- the rcn1 gene encoding reticulocalbin-1, whose translation MAVFSLLCAALLCSVVLHAKPTLRKERFVQDPELSKRVHEDNKSFQYDHEAFLGKDEAKTFDQLTPEESKDRLSKIVDRIDGNADGLISTAELKTWIKRVQKRYVYENVAKVWADYDLNKDNKISWDEYKQATYGYYLANPEEFEEATDQFSFKKMLPRDERRFKAADQNGDLAADKEEFTTFLHPEEFDHMRDIVILETLEDIDKNGDGHVDEDEYIADMFAHEDGGPEPDWVKTEREQFSDFRDLNKDGKMDQDEIRHWIMPQDYDHAQAEARHLVYESDQDKDQMLTREEILENWNMFVGSQATNYGEDLTRNHDEL comes from the exons ATGGCTGTCTTTAGCCTGCTGTGTGCAGCTCTGCTGTGCTCCGTCGTGCTTCACGCTAAGCCGACGTTAAGAAAAGAGAGATTCGTTCAGGACCCAGAGCTGAGCAAGAGAGTTCACGAAGACAACAAGAGCTTCCAGTACGACCATGAGGCCTTTCTGGGCAAAGATGAGGCCAAAACATTTGACCAGCTCACTCCAGAGGAGAGTAAAGACAGGCTGAG TAAAATTGTAGACCGGATAGACGGCAACGCAGACGGCTTGATCTCCACAGCAGAACTCAAGACTTGGATAAAACGTGTACAGAAGCGTTACGTGTATGAGAACGTAGCCAAAGTTTGGGCAGATTACGACCTGaacaaggacaacaaaatttCTTGGGATGAATACAAACAAGCCACATATGGATACTACCTTG CGAACCCAGAGGAGTTTGAGGAGGCCACGGATCAGTTCAGCTTCAAGAAGATGCTTCCTCGTGATGAGAGGAGGTTCAAAGCAGCTGATCAGAATGGAGACCTGGCAGCAGACAAAGAGGAATTCACAACTTTCCTCCACCCAGAAGAATTTGACCACATGAGAGATATTGTGATTCTG GAAACTCTGGAGGACATTGACAAAAATGGcgatggtcatgttgatgaagACGAATATATTG cggaCATGTTTGCTCATGAAGACGGGGGTCCAGAACCAGATTGGGTCAAGACTGAGAGGGAACAATTCTCTGATTTCCGAGACTTGAACAAAGATGGAAAGATGGATCAGGACGAAATCCGGCACTGGATTATGCCACAAGACTACGACCATGCCCAAGCAGAGGCCAGACACCTGGTGTATGAGTCTGACCAGGACAAG GACCAAATGTTGACAAGAGAAGAGATCCTTGAGAACTGGAACATGTTTGTTGGAAGTCAGGCCACAAACTATGGAGAGGATCTCACAAGAAACCATGACGAGCTTTGA